One segment of Pristis pectinata isolate sPriPec2 chromosome 3, sPriPec2.1.pri, whole genome shotgun sequence DNA contains the following:
- the pno1 gene encoding LOW QUALITY PROTEIN: RNA-binding protein PNO1 (The sequence of the model RefSeq protein was modified relative to this genomic sequence to represent the inferred CDS: deleted 4 bases in 4 codons) produces the protein MEAAAAAAAAEDGGPAFVSVTKKRAQRKRKMETGTAGMDTESPRPRKRPEFPPVSGQHLVDGKDEIRRIPVPANRYTPLKENWLKIFTPIVEHLHLQVRFNLKTRNVEIKTCKDTQDIGSLTKAADFVKAFVLGFQVEDALALIRLDDLFLETFDVTDVKPLKGDHLSRAIGRIAGKGGKTKFTIENVTRTRIVLADSKVHILGSFQNIKMARTAICNLILGSPPSKVYGNIRAVASRAAERF, from the exons ATGGAGgccgcggcggcggcggcggcggcggaggACGGGGGCCCCGCGTTCGTCAGTGTCACCAAGAAACGGGCTCAGCGCAAGAGGAAGATGGAGACGGGAACAGCCGGCATGGACACGGAGTCGCCGCGACCGAGGAAAAGGCCCGAGTTCCCTCCGGTCTCCGGGCAACATCTTGTG GATGGCAAAGATGAAATTCGTAGAATTCCTGTACCTGCA AATAGATATACTCCCCTGAAAGAGAACTGGTTGAAAATCTTTACTCCTATTGTTGAACACTTACATCTTCAAGTGAGATTCAACCTGAAAACTAGAAATGTTGAAATCAAG ACATGTAAAGACACACAAGATATAGGTTCACTCACGAAGGCTGCAGACTTTGTAAAGGCGTTTGTTCTTGGATTCCAAGTGGAG GATGCCTTGGCATTAATTCGATTGGATGACCTATTCCTAGAAACATTTGATGTTACAGATG TTAAACCATTA AAAGGTGATCATCTTTCAAGAGCAATAGGGCGTATAGCTGGCAAAGGTGGAAAAACAAAATTTACAATAGAAAATGTAACAAGAACAAGGATAGTTCTTGCTGACTC GAAAGTCCACATCCTTGGCTCTTTTCAGAACATTAAGATGGCTCGGACAGCAATCTGCAACCTAATTCTAG GGAGCCCTCCATCT AAAGTTTATGGCAACATTCGAGCAGTG GCAAGCAGAGCAGCAGAGCGCTTCTGA